The DNA segment CGAGGTGGGCCGGATTACCGGCCATGTCACCCGCGGGGAATATGACCTGGCCTCGGATGCCGTCATAACCTGCATTTTCCCTCATTATCATGAAGTGGGTCATCTGCTGGTCAATTTCAAATTGCAAAACCTGCCGCTGTTCACCCGTTCGTTTATGCAGGAAGGCACAGCGGTTTTTCTCGGGGGGAGGTGGCAGCGTTCTTCGGACGTCATGCTCGATTTCGGAGGATATATTGTTCGATATGATATCGCCAATCTCGATTCGATTTTAATCAATGCCGATACCGCCAATCCTCTCGGGGCGGATATAAATTATCCGGTGGCGGCCTGTTTCGCCGATTATATGATCACCAATTCCGGGCTGGACAAATTTTTCACTCTGTATCGCGCCCTCTCCGGAGATTATGCTTCCTATATCGATGCGAATGTCGACAGTCTTAAGAACATCATAACATCTGTAACCGGGCGCAAGTGGGATGATTTGCAGACCGATTTTACGAATTTCTGCAAGATTCGCCTGCCTAAAGAGGCCAGAATTTTCCCCGGTGATGTGGTGACATCACAGGCGCTCGTGACCGAAAAGGGATTCGATTTATCGGCCTCGGACAAATGGATCAAGGTTGTCTATCATCCGGATTCCACCGAAAAAACCGATGCCAGTTTCCTGTTCGATAAAGATGCCGGGATGAAAGAGAAAAAATCGACCCTGTTTGACGAGCAGTTCAAGGGAAAGGAGACCTTCGCCGGGTATCGCTACGGTATTCGTCTCGACAAAAATGAAATCGGGGTCTACGATTATTTCACCAATCAGTTGATTGCCAAGTACGTCCGCGATTTTAACCCGAGCCCGGCGTATTATGACAGCACCGCGAACCGCTTGACCGCCTTTTTTGACTGGAGCGTTCTGGGGGACAAGATTCCCGAAATGGCCGATCACGAGTTGATCGAGTAGTCTATTTATTTTTCGTGGAATCGGACAGCATCTGGGTAATGCTGTTCATTCTTTTCATGATGACACCATATTCCGGAAGGTTGTCGTTGCGGGTGAATTTCGTATAATAATCAAGAGCCTGCCGATATTGGCCCATATGTTCGGCCACCAGCCCCTTATATAGATAGGCGTAATAAGCGGCCGTGTCGCGCGCCATCATCACTTCGCAAAGACTGTCGGTTTTGGCAAATTCGTTTTTGTGATAATAATAATAGGTCAGATCGGTAAGCAAGGAGCTGTTTTTCGGGTCGACCCTCAGGCCGTCTTCAATGGTACTATAGCTTTTCTCGGGCTCATTGGTTTCGCGATAAAAGTCGGCCAGAAAATGATACAGTTCGGGTCGATAGGGGTCCAATTTCAGGGCGATTTTGAGCTCCTTTTCCGCTTCGGGGTATTTTTTATAGTACTTATACAGGTTTCCCAGCTGCATGCGGTAGGTAGCATTGTACGGGTTGTGGGTCACTAACTGGGAAGCGTAGGAAAAAGCATCTTCGGTTCGTTTATGGTAAAAGAGATCATTCACCAGCCGGGATTGCAGGGCATCCTGGACCTTACCGTTGATTTCCTGCTCCCGCCGGTCGGCTTCGGTATAATTGCCGACAGAAAAATAGTAGTCGCGATAGGCCAGAAGCGCCGACTCCAGTTTGGTGTCATTATATTGAAGAAAACGATCCAGATATGTCACGGTCGCCGCTGGCGTTAAATGTACGACAAACATCGGTACTGCCAGAATCAGTCCCAAGAGACAGAACTGGAATCCCGGGCGCGGCGATGATGCACTATCCTTAGAAACGCCTGCTATAACCGCATAGGCGCCCGTCAGGAGTAATCCGACAAGGGGGAAGGCATAAAAATTGAAATCGCGGGCCATCCCGTCATTGGGATCGATTATAAAAAGGAGAATCAATTGCGAGCCGGCCAGAATGAACAGAGCGGTGGTTACCGTATTCAACTTTGACGACATAATCATGCGGACCATGAAATACAAAAAGATCAGCCAGAGCGGGATAAGGAGAAACAGGATATTTAATAGATCAAGCAGATGTCTCGCCGAGAAAAGGGAATAGCCGGAGTCCGGCATTTTCCCCGATAGAAGCAAAATTCGATTGGCCACACCGATATCACTGCCGGCCCAAATATAAAGTACCGCTACGCCGATTACGCCTGAAAGGACCGAAATTGCCACGGCCAATTTGCCAGTTGCTTTTTCTTTGTAAAATTTCAGAATCGATATATAAATGACGGCGGGGACGACTGCCAGGAATTGAATATTTACTATTGTTCCAAGTATGACAATCCCCCAAAGATAATAGAAGTACCTGAATGATTTGATCCGGTGCCATTTCAAGATTATATATACAACGGCGGCTATTGCGGGCAAGAGGGGTGGAAGCGGCGATACCATGCCGAAAGAGAGGATAGAAATTCCCGAGAAGAAAGTCAGAAGAACAAAGGCGAGTCTATTGCGGAATGAATCCGATAGCAGTTCTGAAATTTTGAAAATCATCCAGATATAAATCAAACCTGATAGAAAGGACGATATCTGATATCCCCATACCGCGGCGGCAATGGCGTCGGTCTGGATCAAACTGAT comes from the Candidatus Zixiibacteriota bacterium genome and includes:
- a CDS encoding exported hypothetical protein (Evidence 5 : Unknown function), which produces MSEKKLRLAGLIILSLMILQPAAVRAQGDETKIVGLFQNYLDLIVSGNYESARGLWHPDISTRDNRLGINYEGIEIKSDCGSPAVYATKQVRNALLQSYPTVAALDSDYYRVNFLAQMGEQKLSHYYYMKKFGQDFWFIQPQDYFAVTWPVKESKYFRFHVNPVSEKYFNDYGVSSLDDFIDRVATRINIPPERLAVLAQNKIDYYLCSNETEVGRITGHVTRGEYDLASDAVITCIFPHYHEVGHLLVNFKLQNLPLFTRSFMQEGTAVFLGGRWQRSSDVMLDFGGYIVRYDIANLDSILINADTANPLGADINYPVAACFADYMITNSGLDKFFTLYRALSGDYASYIDANVDSLKNIITSVTGRKWDDLQTDFTNFCKIRLPKEARIFPGDVVTSQALVTEKGFDLSASDKWIKVVYHPDSTEKTDASFLFDKDAGMKEKKSTLFDEQFKGKETFAGYRYGIRLDKNEIGVYDYFTNQLIAKYVRDFNPSPAYYDSTANRLTAFFDWSVLGDKIPEMADHELIE
- a CDS encoding membrane hypothetical protein (Evidence 5 : Unknown function) yields the protein MQTDRNSRLSINNIIIYLLLIATLLIIFFASGFAKVNWGMNQVSFISPALYSILLGMAIAMLAWIVFRPGQGLYWGGSNDWLYGSRKIFGRGLFLIAALAIFLIFRFQAHLYDSGYLRLAYMAQREIPVIPWYEFGGTFLPYLFYRIISLIQTDAIAAAVWGYQISSFLSGLIYIWMIFKISELLSDSFRNRLAFVLLTFFSGISILSFGMVSPLPPLLPAIAAVVYIILKWHRIKSFRYFYYLWGIVILGTIVNIQFLAVVPAVIYISILKFYKEKATGKLAVAISVLSGVIGVAVLYIWAGSDIGVANRILLLSGKMPDSGYSLFSARHLLDLLNILFLLIPLWLIFLYFMVRMIMSSKLNTVTTALFILAGSQLILLFIIDPNDGMARDFNFYAFPLVGLLLTGAYAVIAGVSKDSASSPRPGFQFCLLGLILAVPMFVVHLTPAATVTYLDRFLQYNDTKLESALLAYRDYYFSVGNYTEADRREQEINGKVQDALQSRLVNDLFYHKRTEDAFSYASQLVTHNPYNATYRMQLGNLYKYYKKYPEAEKELKIALKLDPYRPELYHFLADFYRETNEPEKSYSTIEDGLRVDPKNSSLLTDLTYYYYHKNEFAKTDSLCEVMMARDTAAYYAYLYKGLVAEHMGQYRQALDYYTKFTRNDNLPEYGVIMKRMNSITQMLSDSTKNK